Proteins found in one Sorghum bicolor cultivar BTx623 chromosome 1, Sorghum_bicolor_NCBIv3, whole genome shotgun sequence genomic segment:
- the LOC8071384 gene encoding growth-regulating factor 12, whose amino-acid sequence MRIRKRTPAREASPGPPPPPPPPPLQLQQTMEKPQEDEEKEIEEEEKWAILAAKEDDDRVHPAAAASGNRNKNRNSSVTDHVPKPEPQEQDAVVARCNRNDGKRWRCKKATVPGYLFCDRHITWSTRKHKPRAKKPKSHSNGVLEPTTIPKKFTEDHNEMHRNAGFFSGF is encoded by the exons ATGAGGATTCGAAAGCGCACCCCTGCTAGGGAAGCATCGCCGggaccgccgcctcctcctcctcctcctcccctgcaGCTACAACAAACCATG GAGAAACCACAGGAGGACGAGGAAAAGGAGATAGAGGAGGAGGAAAAGTGGGCGATCCTCGCCgccaaagaagatgatgatcggGTTCATCCCGCCGCCGCAGCCTCTGGGAACAGGAACAAGAACAGGAATAG CAGCGTAACAGATCATGTGCCCAAGCCGGAGCCACAGGAGCAGGACGCCGTCGTCGCCAGGTGCAACCGAAACGACGGGAAGCGATGGCGTTGCAAGAAGGCAACTGTGCCGGGGTACCTATTCTGTGATCGCCACATCACGTGGTCCACACGCAAGCACAAGCCCAGAGCCAAGAAGCCCAAGAGTCACAGCAATGGCGTCCTAGAGCCTACCACCATCCCCAAGAAGTTCACAGAGGACCACAACGAGATGCACCGCAATGCTGGTTTCTTCAGTGGCTTCTAG